One part of the Caldisericum sp. genome encodes these proteins:
- the rpmC gene encoding 50S ribosomal protein L29: MKIQQIRDMTDQEIENTLKTLRKELFNLRFQLATHQLHNPARIRIVKKDIARLLTVKRERELKKEEV; encoded by the coding sequence ATGAAGATTCAACAGATTCGTGATATGACTGACCAAGAAATAGAAAATACTTTAAAGACTTTAAGGAAAGAACTCTTTAACTTGAGGTTCCAACTTGCTACTCATCAACTTCATAATCCTGCAAGGATTAGAATAGTAAAGAAGGATATTGCAAGACTTCTTACAGTAAAAAGAGAACGTGAGTTAAAGAAGGAAGAGGTGTAA
- the rpsQ gene encoding 30S ribosomal protein S17 produces the protein MGKKELVGVVVSTYMKTAVVKVERITHHPLYLKQIKTFTKYYAHDENNQAKVGDTVRIRQTRPLSKLKRWRIVEILGGGE, from the coding sequence ATGGGAAAGAAAGAACTTGTTGGTGTAGTTGTTAGCACCTATATGAAAACCGCTGTAGTAAAAGTAGAACGAATTACCCATCATCCTCTCTACTTGAAGCAGATTAAGACCTTTACAAAATATTATGCTCATGATGAGAACAATCAAGCAAAAGTTGGAGACACCGTGAGAATTAGACAAACTCGTCCTTTAAGTAAACTTAAAAGATGGAGAATTGTTGAAATTTTGGGTGGAGGTGAATAA